GTCGCTCATGCTGTTACGGCCATGTTTTCGGCTCCGCCGTGCCCGCACGGGGAAAGCGGAGGTGGAAGGGAGCGACCCCCCCTTTTTCCTGCCCGGTGCGGGCGCGGGGGTGTGGCGCAATTTACATCTGCGCCACACCCCCTGGGGGGGTCGCTCCCTTCAAAAATATCCCTGGCGGGAAGTCTCCAATCCGACCGGCTCTGACAACCCGTTTATTCAATCCTCAATGGGCCAGCGCAGGCCATCAGTATTGCCGATCTAGCGGTGGAAAGTGGATCTCGTTGAACGCTCGATCTGGAATGGGAACCCGGACCTCGTCGAAGCGCTGGAGCAGAATGCCGACAGACAAGTGAGACTATTTGACCTTACCGTCCGGTAACGAATTGGGAAACGTTCAAGTAGTTCTCTGCCTTGCTCCGGTCGGCCAAATTGGCCAAGATTGACGTTTGCCATCACCTGTAGGAGTGGCATGCGGACGCTGAGCGCGAAAGACGCGAAGTACGGCTTCGGCCGACTCATCGACATCGCCTGCGCCGCGCCCGTCACGGCGATTAAGCACGGACGGCCGGTTGTCGTGGTGCTCTCGGGCTAGGAATACGAGCGGCTGAAGGCGCTCGACACACCTGAGACACGCCTGGGAACGGTGGAACGGGAATGACGTGTAACAAAACGGGAGGCCGCTTAGCCTGATGGATAAGCGAAGCCTCTCCGAGCGCGACATCTGCACGAAGTTCATCACGCCCGCCCTGCGCAACGCCGGGTGGGACGAGATGTTGCAGATTCGAGAGGAGGTGAGCTTCACCCAGGGCCGCATCATCGTGCGGGGCAAGCTGGTCGCACGCGGCAAGGGCAAACGCGCCGACTACATCCTTTACTTCAAGCCCAACATCCCGATCGCCGTGATCGAGGCGAAGGACAATTCCCACAGCGTCGGCGACGGCATGCAGCAGGCTCTGGATTACGCTGAGATCCTGAACGTTCCTTTTGCGTTCTCTTCGAACGGCGACGGCTTCGTGTTCCACGACCGTACAGGAGCCAGTACACCGCTGGAGTCGAACATTTCTCTCGAAGACTTTCCGTCACCCACCGATCTGTGGGCGCGATATCGGGCCTGGAAGGGCCTGACGCCGGAAGCAGAGGAGATCGTCCTTCAAGACTATTTCGAGGACGGCAGCGGCAAGACGCCACGCTACTACCAAGTCAACGCTATCAACGCGACGATCGAGGCCATCGCCAAAGGGCAGAACCGTATCCTGCTCGTCATGGCCACGGGCACGGGCAAGACTTATACGGCCTTCCAGATCATCTGGAGGCTGTGGAAGGCGCGACGCAAGAAACGAATCCTGTTCCTTGCCGACCGCAATGTGCTCGTCGATCAGACGATGACGAACGATTTCCGCCCCTTCGGCGGCACGATGACCAAGCTCTCGCGTCACATCGACCCCGCCTACGAGGTCTATCTTGGCCTCTATCAGGCGATCACGGGACCGGAGGAACGCCATAAGACCTACCGGAAGTTCTCGCCGACATTCTTCGATCTGATCGTGATTGACGAATGCCACCGGGGCAGTGCCGCCGACGATTCGGCGTGGCGCGAGATCCTTGAGTACTTCTCCTCCGCAACCCAGATCGGTCTCACCGCCACGCCGAAGGAGACGAAGTACGTCTCCAACATCGCCTATTTCGGGGAGCCGGTCTTCACTTACTCCTTGAAGCAGGGCATCAATGACGGTTTCCTCGCGCCCTACAAGGTCGTCAAGGTCCATATCGATCGTGACGTGGAGGGCTACCGTCCAGAGAAGGGAAAGGTGGACCGCGTTGGCGAGCCAGTTGAGGATCGCGTTTACAACTCGACGGACTTCGACCGAACTCTGGTCATTGACGAGCGGACGACACTCGTCGCGCGAAAGGTCACGGCTTTCCTGAAGGAGAGTGGCGATCGTTTCCAGAAGGCGATCATCTTTTGCGTCGACCAGGAGCACGCCGCGCGGATGCGTCAGGCGCTGATTAACGAGAACGCGGATCTCGTCAAGGGCAACTCACGTTACGTCATGCGGATCACCGGCGGTGATGATGCTGGACAAGCCGAACTCGGGAACTTCATCGACCCGGAATCGAAATATCCTGTCCTGGTCACCACATCGCGCCTGCTGTCCACCGGCGTCGATGTCCAGACGTGCCGTTTGATCGTACTCGACCGGGCGGTGGGGTCGATGACCGAGTTCAAGCAGATCGTCGGCCGCGGTACCCGCGTGCACGAAGACTCACAGAAGTTCTACTTCACGCTCATCGACTTCCGGGGGGCCACGGGTCATTTCGCGGACCCGGACTTCGACGGCGAGCCGGTCCAGATCTATGAGCCGGAGGAAGACGGTCCGATCGCGCCACCCGATGAGCCGGATCCAGGCCCGGACGGGAATGGTGAAGTGGATCCACCACCGCCGGGGCCACAGAAGAAAGTCTA
Above is a window of Acidobacteriota bacterium DNA encoding:
- a CDS encoding DEAD/DEAH box helicase family protein; translation: MDKRSLSERDICTKFITPALRNAGWDEMLQIREEVSFTQGRIIVRGKLVARGKGKRADYILYFKPNIPIAVIEAKDNSHSVGDGMQQALDYAEILNVPFAFSSNGDGFVFHDRTGASTPLESNISLEDFPSPTDLWARYRAWKGLTPEAEEIVLQDYFEDGSGKTPRYYQVNAINATIEAIAKGQNRILLVMATGTGKTYTAFQIIWRLWKARRKKRILFLADRNVLVDQTMTNDFRPFGGTMTKLSRHIDPAYEVYLGLYQAITGPEERHKTYRKFSPTFFDLIVIDECHRGSAADDSAWREILEYFSSATQIGLTATPKETKYVSNIAYFGEPVFTYSLKQGINDGFLAPYKVVKVHIDRDVEGYRPEKGKVDRVGEPVEDRVYNSTDFDRTLVIDERTTLVARKVTAFLKESGDRFQKAIIFCVDQEHAARMRQALINENADLVKGNSRYVMRITGGDDAGQAELGNFIDPESKYPVLVTTSRLLSTGVDVQTCRLIVLDRAVGSMTEFKQIVGRGTRVHEDSQKFYFTLIDFRGATGHFADPDFDGEPVQIYEPEEDGPIAPPDEPDPGPDGNGEVDPPPPGPQKKVYVDGVEVAILAARVQYLDGHGKLVTESLRDFTRKALRRRFASLGDFLNRWNAAERKQAIIDEMESEGLPLTVIAQELGKDLDPFDLVCHIAFDAKPLTRRERAENVKKRNVFTKYGGQARAVLDALLDKYADEGMLNIDDANVLRIAPLDRLGTPLELVRAFGGKPGFSRAVHDVQSALYREIA
- a CDS encoding type II toxin-antitoxin system prevent-host-death family antitoxin codes for the protein MRTLSAKDAKYGFGRLIDIACAAPVTAIKHGRPVVVVLSG